A window from Prinia subflava isolate CZ2003 ecotype Zambia chromosome Z, Cam_Psub_1.2, whole genome shotgun sequence encodes these proteins:
- the PDZD11 gene encoding PDZ domain-containing protein 11, with amino-acid sequence MEGRVPYDDFPVVFLPPYESPPAWVPPHERVYHPDYNNELTQFLPRTIVLKKPPGAQLGFNIRGGKASQLGIFISKVIPDSDAHRAGLQEGDQVLSVNDVDFQDIEHSKAVEILKTAREITMRVRYFPYNYQRQKERTVH; translated from the exons ATGGAGGGCCGGGTGCCCTACGACGACTTCCCGGTGGTTTTCCTGCCGCCCTACGAGAGCCCGCCCGCCTGGGTCCCGCCGCACGAG CGCGTGTATCACCCCGACTACAACAACGAGCTCACGCAGTTCCTGCCCCGCACCATCGTCCTCAAGAAGCCGCCCGGGGCGCAG CTGGGCTTCAACATCCGGGGAGGAAAAGCCTCACAGTTGGGAATCTTCATCTCCAAG GTAATTCCCGACTCAGAtgctcacagggctgggctgcaggagggggacCAGGTGCTCTCAGTGAACGATGTGGATTTCCAAGACATAGAGCACAGCAAG gCAGTGGAGATCCTGAAGACGGCGCGGGAGATCACGATGCGCGTCCGGTACTTCCCCTACA ATTACCAGCGGCAGAAGGAACGGACAGTTCACTAA
- the LOC134563697 gene encoding ras-related protein Rab-6A-like isoform X4, whose product MTVLTILTRQPLELISCPKQCTWRTARSGCSCGTQPARRGSSFPAPSVILLWLSLSLTSQQVRLQLWDTAGQERFRSLIPSYIRDSTIAVVVYDITNLNSFQQTSKWIDDVRTERGSDVIIMLVGNKTDLADKRQITTEEGEQRAKELNVMFIETSAKTGYNVKQLFRRVAAALPGMDSTPEKSKEDMIDIKLEKPPEQPVTESGCSC is encoded by the exons ATGACAGTTTTGACAATACTTACCAG GCAACCATTGGAATTGATTTCCTGTCCAAAACAATGTACTTGGAGGACCGCACG atcaggctgcagctgtgggacaCAGCCGGCCAGGAGAGGTTcctcattcccagctccatccGTGATTCTGCTGTGGCTCTCATTGTCTTTGACATCACAA CAGGTccggctgcagctctgggacacGGCGGGGCAGGAGCGGTTCCGCAGCCTCATCCCCAGCTACATCCGCGACTCCACCATCGCCGTCGTGGTCTATGACATCACAA ACTTGAATTCTTTCCAGCAAACCTCCAAGTGGATCGATGACGTCAGGACAGAGCGAGGCAGTGATGTCATCATCATGTTGGTGGGGAACAAAACTGACCTGGCAGACAAGAG GCAAATCACCACAGAGGAAGGGGAACAGAGAGCCAAAGAGCTGAATGTGATGTTCATTGAGACCAGTGCAAAGACTGGCTACAATGTGAAACAG CTTTTCCGCCGTGTGGCTGCTGCCTTACCTGGGATGGACAGCACaccagagaagagcaaagaaGATA TGATTGACATCAAACTAGAGAAGCCCCCCGAGCAGCCAGTCACGGAGAGCGGGTGCTCCTGCTaa
- the LOC134563697 gene encoding ras-related protein Rab-6A-like isoform X3: MSAPGSGGDFGNPLRKFKLVFLGEQSVGKTSLITRFMYDSFDNTYQATIGIDFLSKTMYLEDRTVRLQLWDTAGQERFRSLIPSYIRDSTIAVVVYDITNLNSFQQTSKWIDDVRTERGSDVIIMLVGNKTDLADKRQITTEEGEQRAKELNVMFIETSAKTGYNVKQLFRRVAAALPGMDSTPEKSKEDMIDIKLEKPPEQPVTESGCSC; encoded by the exons aTGTCCGCGCCCGGCAGCGGCGGCGACTTCGGGAACCCGCTCAGGAAGTTCAAGCTCGTCTTCCTGGGCGAGCAGAGCG TTGGGAAGACCTCCCTGATCACCAGGTTTATGTATGACAGTTTTGACAATACTTACCAG GCAACCATTGGAATTGATTTCCTGTCCAAAACAATGTACTTGGAGGACCGCACG GTccggctgcagctctgggacacGGCGGGGCAGGAGCGGTTCCGCAGCCTCATCCCCAGCTACATCCGCGACTCCACCATCGCCGTCGTGGTCTATGACATCACAA ACTTGAATTCTTTCCAGCAAACCTCCAAGTGGATCGATGACGTCAGGACAGAGCGAGGCAGTGATGTCATCATCATGTTGGTGGGGAACAAAACTGACCTGGCAGACAAGAG GCAAATCACCACAGAGGAAGGGGAACAGAGAGCCAAAGAGCTGAATGTGATGTTCATTGAGACCAGTGCAAAGACTGGCTACAATGTGAAACAG CTTTTCCGCCGTGTGGCTGCTGCCTTACCTGGGATGGACAGCACaccagagaagagcaaagaaGATA TGATTGACATCAAACTAGAGAAGCCCCCCGAGCAGCCAGTCACGGAGAGCGGGTGCTCCTGCTaa
- the LOC134563697 gene encoding ras-related protein Rab-6A-like isoform X2, producing the protein MTVLTILTRQPLELISCPKQCTWRTARLQLWDTAGQERFLIPSSIRDSAVALIVFDITSGPGWPQQVRLQLWDTAGQERFRSLIPSYIRDSTIAVVVYDITNLNSFQQTSKWIDDVRTERGSDVIIMLVGNKTDLADKRQITTEEGEQRAKELNVMFIETSAKTGYNVKQLFRRVAAALPGMDSTPEKSKEDMIDIKLEKPPEQPVTESGCSC; encoded by the exons ATGACAGTTTTGACAATACTTACCAG GCAACCATTGGAATTGATTTCCTGTCCAAAACAATGTACTTGGAGGACCGCACG gctgcagctgtgggacaCAGCCGGCCAGGAGAGGTTcctcattcccagctccatccGTGATTCTGCTGTGGCTCTCATTGTCTTTGACATCACAAGT gGGCCGGGCTGGCCCCAGCAGGTccggctgcagctctgggacacGGCGGGGCAGGAGCGGTTCCGCAGCCTCATCCCCAGCTACATCCGCGACTCCACCATCGCCGTCGTGGTCTATGACATCACAA ACTTGAATTCTTTCCAGCAAACCTCCAAGTGGATCGATGACGTCAGGACAGAGCGAGGCAGTGATGTCATCATCATGTTGGTGGGGAACAAAACTGACCTGGCAGACAAGAG GCAAATCACCACAGAGGAAGGGGAACAGAGAGCCAAAGAGCTGAATGTGATGTTCATTGAGACCAGTGCAAAGACTGGCTACAATGTGAAACAG CTTTTCCGCCGTGTGGCTGCTGCCTTACCTGGGATGGACAGCACaccagagaagagcaaagaaGATA TGATTGACATCAAACTAGAGAAGCCCCCCGAGCAGCCAGTCACGGAGAGCGGGTGCTCCTGCTaa
- the LOC134563697 gene encoding ras-related protein Rab-6A-like isoform X5: MTVLTILTRQPLELISCPKQCTWRTARSGCSCGTQPARRGSSFPAPSVILLWLSLSLTSQVRLQLWDTAGQERFRSLIPSYIRDSTIAVVVYDITNLNSFQQTSKWIDDVRTERGSDVIIMLVGNKTDLADKRQITTEEGEQRAKELNVMFIETSAKTGYNVKQLFRRVAAALPGMDSTPEKSKEDMIDIKLEKPPEQPVTESGCSC; encoded by the exons ATGACAGTTTTGACAATACTTACCAG GCAACCATTGGAATTGATTTCCTGTCCAAAACAATGTACTTGGAGGACCGCACG atcaggctgcagctgtgggacaCAGCCGGCCAGGAGAGGTTcctcattcccagctccatccGTGATTCTGCTGTGGCTCTCATTGTCTTTGACATCACAA GTccggctgcagctctgggacacGGCGGGGCAGGAGCGGTTCCGCAGCCTCATCCCCAGCTACATCCGCGACTCCACCATCGCCGTCGTGGTCTATGACATCACAA ACTTGAATTCTTTCCAGCAAACCTCCAAGTGGATCGATGACGTCAGGACAGAGCGAGGCAGTGATGTCATCATCATGTTGGTGGGGAACAAAACTGACCTGGCAGACAAGAG GCAAATCACCACAGAGGAAGGGGAACAGAGAGCCAAAGAGCTGAATGTGATGTTCATTGAGACCAGTGCAAAGACTGGCTACAATGTGAAACAG CTTTTCCGCCGTGTGGCTGCTGCCTTACCTGGGATGGACAGCACaccagagaagagcaaagaaGATA TGATTGACATCAAACTAGAGAAGCCCCCCGAGCAGCCAGTCACGGAGAGCGGGTGCTCCTGCTaa
- the LOC134563697 gene encoding ras-related protein Rab-6A-like isoform X1 gives MSAPGSGGDFGNPLRKFKLVFLGEQSVGKTSLITRFMYDSFDNTYQATIGIDFLSKTMYLEDRTIRLQLWDTAGQERFLIPSSIRDSAVALIVFDITSGPGWPQQVRLQLWDTAGQERFRSLIPSYIRDSTIAVVVYDITNLNSFQQTSKWIDDVRTERGSDVIIMLVGNKTDLADKRQITTEEGEQRAKELNVMFIETSAKTGYNVKQLFRRVAAALPGMDSTPEKSKEDMIDIKLEKPPEQPVTESGCSC, from the exons aTGTCCGCGCCCGGCAGCGGCGGCGACTTCGGGAACCCGCTCAGGAAGTTCAAGCTCGTCTTCCTGGGCGAGCAGAGCG TTGGGAAGACCTCCCTGATCACCAGGTTTATGTATGACAGTTTTGACAATACTTACCAG GCAACCATTGGAATTGATTTCCTGTCCAAAACAATGTACTTGGAGGACCGCACG atcaggctgcagctgtgggacaCAGCCGGCCAGGAGAGGTTcctcattcccagctccatccGTGATTCTGCTGTGGCTCTCATTGTCTTTGACATCACAAGT gGGCCGGGCTGGCCCCAGCAGGTccggctgcagctctgggacacGGCGGGGCAGGAGCGGTTCCGCAGCCTCATCCCCAGCTACATCCGCGACTCCACCATCGCCGTCGTGGTCTATGACATCACAA ACTTGAATTCTTTCCAGCAAACCTCCAAGTGGATCGATGACGTCAGGACAGAGCGAGGCAGTGATGTCATCATCATGTTGGTGGGGAACAAAACTGACCTGGCAGACAAGAG GCAAATCACCACAGAGGAAGGGGAACAGAGAGCCAAAGAGCTGAATGTGATGTTCATTGAGACCAGTGCAAAGACTGGCTACAATGTGAAACAG CTTTTCCGCCGTGTGGCTGCTGCCTTACCTGGGATGGACAGCACaccagagaagagcaaagaaGATA TGATTGACATCAAACTAGAGAAGCCCCCCGAGCAGCCAGTCACGGAGAGCGGGTGCTCCTGCTaa
- the KIF4A gene encoding chromosome-associated kinesin KIF4A, with protein sequence MMREDEKGIPVRVALRCRPLVPKETSEGCRMCLSFVPGEPQVVVGNDKAFTYDYVFDPSVEQEEVFNTAVSPLVRGIFKGYNATVLAYGQTGSGKTYSMGGTYTANQEYEPSVGVIPRVIKLLFEEKQQRQDWDFVLKVSYLEIYNEDILDLLCPSRERSQISIREDPKEGIKIVGLTEKNVTCAQETVSCLEQGNNSRTVGSTAMNSQSSRSHAIFTICIDQKKKNDKNSSFHCKLHLVDLAGSERQKKTKAEGDRLKEGININRGLLCLGNVISALGDENKKGGFVPYRDSKLTRLLQDSLGGNSHTLMIACVSPADSNLEETLNTLRYADRARKIKNKPIVNVDPQAAELHQLKQQVQQLQVLLLQAHGGTLPVAINCLAPSESLQSLMEKNQSLQEENQKLSQGLSEAAGQTAQMLERIILMEQENEKMNAKLEQLQHHAVCKLDLQKLVETVEDEELKENVEVIQNLQQVLAELQSENAATTEAAAELPNSEQGSPGEAEQDQESKRASNDFSTQHALRQAQLSKELLELNKALSLKEALAKKMSQNDTQLGPIQSQYQTNIKHLELEVSNLQKEKEDLIIALQLAKKDINQAKLSERRRKRLQELEAQINELKKKLNEQSKLLKLKESTERTVSKLNQEIMEMKQQRVQLMRQMKEDTEKFRQWKQQKDKEVIQLKEKDRKRQYELLKLERDFQKQANVLRRKTEEAAAANKRLKDALQKQKEAADKRKETQNRGMGGIAARVKSWLANEVEVLVSTEEARRHLADLLEDRKILAKELLQLKEKKDSGENPPKLRRRTYSVSNQEAPDTDLSISKQIESLQTEMELRSAQIADLQQKLLDADNGDWAKQRWDSITTILEAKCALKYLLGELVSSKVQESKLQSSLEHSQASCSDVQKVLMEERNHIAELETEFQNQILVKEQQHQEKVLYLLSQLQQKEAAEKRLEDSLNEQEKKLQERLRFQEEELEKMSEICEKNQELLWENDTLKQKLLLLQVASGQKIRHIQQRPPESPDSSFDYVPPKPKGRRQTTAKPRAPSPEMDVEELLSDPGELEDSDWLPGKAGRGARKSMGCSCKGRCGNRQCGCRKQKLACTDGCSCTTAMCRNRDRGLETTTCDDHKRDSEGSLKLEDPTEVKAENSFFQPVCVTPTSKVLQDITDQEVLLKIPSTAASLLGRDEESQENQNPFGKKRKKMLSSTISFFSGCTPIKEEFN encoded by the exons ATGATGAGGGAGGACGAGAAGGGCATCCCGGTGCGTGTGGCGCTGCGCTGCCGGCCGCTGGTGCCCAAGGAGACCAGCGAGGGCTGCAGGATGTGCCTGTCCTTCGTGCCCGGGGAGCCGCAG GTCGTGGTGGGGAATGACAAGGCCTTCACCTACGACTACGTGTTCGACCCGTCcgtggagcaggaggaggttTTCAACACAGCGGTGTCGCCTCTGGTCCGAGGCATCTTCAAAG GATACAACGCCACTGTCTTGGCCTACGGACAGACGGGGTCAGGGAAAACCTATTCCATGGGAGGCACCTACACTGCCAACCAGGAGTATGAGCCCAGCGTGGGGGTCATCCCCAGGGTCATCAAGCTGCTCTTTGAGGAGAAACAGCAAAGGCAGGATTGGGATTTCGTCCTCAAAGTTTCTTATCTGGAG ATCTACAATGAGGACATCCTGGACCTGCTGTGCCCCTCCCGAGAACGTTCCCAGATCAGCATCCGAGAGGATCCCAAGGAAGGCATCAAG ATTGTGGgcttgacagaaaaaaatgtcaccTGTGCCCAAGAGACCGtgtcctgcctggagcaggggaacaACTCCAGAACAGTGGGATCCACAGCTATGAATTCGCAGTCCTCCAGATCCCATGCCATCTTCACCATCTGCATTgatcagaagaagaaaaatgacaa GAATAGCAGTTTTCACTGCAAGCTACACCTGGTGGATCTTGCTGGCTCTGAGAGACAAAAGAAGACCAAGGCTGAGGGAGACAGGCTCAAAGAAG GAATCAACATCAACAGAGGGCTCCTGTGCCTGGGGAATGTCATCAGTGCTCTGGGAGATGAGAATAAAAAGGGAGGGTTTGTCCCCTACAGAGACTCCAAGCTGACCAGGCTGCTGCAAG acTCCCTGGGTGGGAACAGCCACACGCTgatgattgcctgtgtgagcCCAGCAGATTCCAACCTGGAGGAGACCCTGAACACTCTACGTTACGCAGACAGGGCCAGGAAGATCAAAAACAAACCCATTGTCAACGTGGACCCCCAGGCGGCTGAGCTGCACCAGCTGAAGCAGCAG gtccagcagctccaggtgttGCTGCTCCAGGCCCATGGAGGGACTCTGCCCGTGGCTATCAA TTGTTTGGCCCCCTCAGAGAGCCTCCAATCCCTGATGGAGAAGAATCAgtccctgcaggaggagaaCCAGAAGCTGAGCCAGGGGCTGAGTGAGGCTGCTGGGCAAACAGCACAGATGCTGGAGAGGATCATCCTG ATGGagcaagaaaatgagaagatgaATGCAAAACTAGAGCAGCTCCAACACCATGCTGT GTGCAAGTTGGATCTGCAGAAGCTGGTGGAGACTGTGGAAGATGaggaattaaaggaaaatgtggAGGTGATCCAGAacctgcagcaggtgctggctgagctgcag AGTGAAAATGCTGCCaccacagaagctgctgcagagctgccaaacTCTGAACAGGGTTCTCCAGGT GAAGCAGAACAGGACCAGGAATCCAAGAGAGCCTCCAACGACTTCAGCACCCAACACGCCCTGCGCCAGGCACAACTctccaaggagctgctggagctcaaCAAAGCCCTGAGTCTGAAAGAGGCCCTGGCCAAAAAAATGTCCCAAAATGATACTCAGCTGGGGCCCATTCAGTCACAGTACCAG ACCAATATCAAGCATCTGGAATTGGAGGTCAGCAatttgcaaaaggaaaaggaggatttgatcattgctctgcagctggcaaAGAAGGACATCAACCAGGCCAA gctgagtgAGCGGCGCAGGAAaaggctccaggagctggaagcACAAATTAATGAGCTCAAGAAGAAGCTGAATGAGCAATCCAAACTCTTGAAGCTGAAGGAATCCACAGAGCGCACGGTGTCCAAACTGAACCAGGAGATCATG GAAATGAAGCAGCAAAGGGTGCAGCTGATGCGTCAGATGAAAGAAGACACTGAGAAATTCAGGCAGTGGAAGCAGCAGAAGGACAAGGAAGTGATCCAGCTGAAGGAAAAG GACCGTAAGAGACAATATGAGCTCCtcaagctggagagggatttccAGAAACAGGCCAATGTCCTCCGGCGCAAAACAGAGGAG gcagcagctgccaacaAGCGCCTCAAGGATGCCCTGCAGAAgcagaaggaggcagcagataAACGGAAGGAGACCCAAAATCGGGGCATGGGAGGAATTGCTGCACGAGTCAAA AGCTGGCTTGCAAATGAAGTTGAGGTTCTTGTGAGCACTGAGGAAGCTCGAAGACATCTGGCAGACTTGCTGGAGGACAGGAAAATCCTGGCAAAGGAGCTCCTTcagctgaaagagaagaaagattCTGGAGAAAACCCTCCAAAGCTCCGG AGGCGCACGTACTCCGTGTCCAACCAGGAGGCTCCAGACACGGATCTCTCCATCTCCAAGCAGATTGAGAGCCTGCAAACAGAGATGGAACTCAG GAGTGCCCAGATAGCAGATCTGCAGCAGAAACTCCTGGATGCAGACAATGGAGATTGGGCCAAGCAGCGCTGGGACAGCATTACCACCATCCTGGAAGCCAAATGTGCTCTGAAGTATCTGCTGGGAGAG CTGGTATCCTCCAAAGTACAGGAGAgcaaactgcagagcagcctggagcacagccaggccagctgtTCTGACGTGCAGAAGGTGCTGATGGAAGAGAGAAACCACatagcagagctggagacagagtTCCAAAATCAGATTTTGGTGAAAGAACAGCAACACCAGGAAAAG GTTCTGTACCTGCTCAGCCAATTGCagcagaaagaagcagcagagaagagaCTGGAAGATTCCCTGAATGAGCAGGAGAAAAAACTGCAGGAGCGACTCCGGTTCCAG gaggaagagctggaaaaaatgAGTGAGATCTGTGAGAAGAACCAGGAACTCCTCTGGGAGAATGACACTCTGAAACAG aaactgctgctcctccaaGTTGCCAGTGGCCAGAAGATCCGGCACATCCAGCAAAGGCCACCTGAGTCCCCAGACTCTTCTTTTGATTATGTTCCACCCAAA CCCAAGGGTCGCCGGCAGACAACGGCCAAGCCCCGAGCACCCAGCCCCGAGATGGATgtggaggagctgctctctgaCCCTGGGGAACTGGAGGATTCTGACTGGCTTCCTGGGaaagcaggcagaggagcaaGGAAAAGCATGGGG tgctCGTGCAAGGGCCGCTGTGGGAACAGGCAGTGtggctgcaggaagcagaagcTGGCATGCACCGAcggctgcagctgcaccacagccaTGTGCAGGAACAGGGACCGGGGCCTG